A part of Fervidobacterium thailandense genomic DNA contains:
- a CDS encoding motility protein A: MDITVLIGVILGFGMMIFGIVSGSGDFATFINIPSLIITVGGAVSSAITANKKVVTFGIAKTIMTALKEPKIDYVGNLRTLVSFAEKARREGLLSLEANIEELQDPFFKKAVQLVVDGTEPEVLRSMMEMEIEMATNELLDQKGFFDSLGTFGPAFGMIGTLVGLIQMLKSLNNPETLGPSMAVALITTLYGSILANIVGIPVAEKIAKRAAELELSKRMILEGVLSIQAGENPRVLEEKLKSYLPSSERTKYEAQVQGASA, translated from the coding sequence ATGGACATAACGGTTCTCATTGGAGTTATTTTAGGTTTCGGTATGATGATATTCGGTATCGTCAGTGGTTCGGGTGATTTCGCGACGTTCATAAACATCCCGTCGCTCATCATCACTGTTGGAGGAGCGGTTTCTTCAGCTATAACGGCGAACAAAAAGGTTGTCACGTTCGGGATAGCAAAGACCATAATGACGGCGTTGAAGGAGCCAAAAATTGACTACGTGGGAAATTTGCGCACGCTGGTGAGTTTTGCGGAAAAGGCTCGGCGAGAGGGGCTGCTCTCGCTGGAGGCTAACATAGAGGAATTGCAGGATCCGTTTTTCAAAAAGGCAGTCCAACTTGTTGTAGACGGAACTGAACCGGAAGTGCTCAGGAGCATGATGGAAATGGAAATAGAGATGGCAACCAACGAGCTACTCGATCAAAAGGGATTCTTCGACTCATTGGGAACGTTCGGACCGGCCTTTGGAATGATTGGTACGCTCGTAGGGTTGATTCAAATGCTTAAGAGCTTGAACAACCCGGAAACACTTGGACCATCGATGGCGGTTGCACTTATCACCACACTTTACGGTTCGATACTTGCGAACATCGTTGGAATTCCAGTTGCCGAAAAGATTGCGAAAAGGGCGGCGGAGCTGGAACTGAGTAAACGGATGATACTCGAGGGAGTACTCTCAATTCAAGCTGGAGAAAACCCGAGGGTGCTTGAGGAGAAGTTGAAATCGTACCTGCCTTCGAGTGAGCGGACCAAGTACGAGGCACAGGTTCAGGGAGCGAGCGCTTGA
- a CDS encoding flagellar FlbD family protein, with translation MIKVTGLNGKEFYLNAEFIEKIEANPDTTITLYNGKKYIVAEPVEEVVKRIYEYKRKIFLPPLSDLEGDERWT, from the coding sequence GTGATTAAGGTTACTGGACTCAACGGTAAGGAGTTCTACCTCAACGCGGAGTTTATAGAAAAGATCGAGGCAAATCCGGATACAACTATTACACTTTACAACGGTAAAAAGTACATAGTAGCCGAGCCGGTTGAGGAGGTAGTTAAGAGAATATACGAATACAAGAGAAAGATCTTCCTACCACCTCTGTCCGATTTGGAAGGTGATGAGCGATGGACATAA
- a CDS encoding flagellar hook-basal body complex protein: protein MMRSLYSGVSGLQGFQQEIDVVSNNIANVNTIGFKASRVTYATNFSQVLELSKRATETRGGTNPKQIGYGIRVASIDKIMNQGSFQNTGKKTDLAIQGEGFFILSDGQRYYYTRAGNFDLDLYGTVVQPTTGLKLQGWVAELDPTSGRRVVDTNKPIGNIQISAGLSMPAKQTTRMQLAGNLDARVGPEKFVIAINGYGGRTINTKVSFERDFGGLEDTFGDYQIYVAKVDANLDDKIDGRVYIKFDKFGNVVNAGAIKQALLATASGNTLNLSNPIQLQDGNYTFIIREATTNRIIDVVSRNVSNGSVTEPLVSEKVTSGGTYIVEVAASTQEVITPEVVLHTNVVTASTDGQITSSNTVKYVVRELDGTPTTVPEQTITTAGVQSVTDASLVIGKQYRVEILVNDKVIGSEVVTAVDDGTGQGKVSFEYTRGKYGLLNVVRDSVTGNVVGIYNILVLNGSGTIFDANFKNGQSYTVELYQPSKVDLLTVPGAGEPRFYEADNPTNFAVASFKSPFYTTSTQVYDSLGNAYTLYVDFVKLSSVYGDKENVWAFRIRSASGENIKYLSNYDTASEIVGGSFGVLRFDKAGRLKAVNSFNPSTGQINEGEAIDGIMFNAAENGDGVVKIKLDLNNLTQFAALADAFVKYQDGNAQGVLESFSISNNGDIIGSFTNGLVDVLGKVALATFNNPAGLLELGNSLYGESSNSGQARIGKPGEGGFGQLIAGALEMSNVDLSEEFTKLIIAQRGFQANARTITTADQILQEVVNLRR, encoded by the coding sequence ATGATGCGCTCCCTTTACAGTGGTGTTTCAGGACTCCAGGGATTTCAACAGGAGATCGATGTTGTTAGCAACAACATTGCAAATGTCAACACAATTGGTTTCAAGGCTTCCCGGGTAACGTACGCTACGAACTTTTCACAAGTGCTGGAACTTTCGAAAAGGGCAACCGAAACTCGCGGTGGGACCAACCCCAAACAGATAGGATACGGTATTAGGGTTGCATCCATCGATAAGATAATGAACCAGGGAAGTTTCCAGAATACCGGTAAAAAAACTGACTTGGCGATTCAAGGTGAAGGTTTCTTCATTCTCTCAGACGGACAGCGATACTACTACACAAGAGCGGGGAATTTTGATCTTGACCTTTACGGTACTGTCGTCCAACCGACAACGGGATTAAAACTCCAGGGGTGGGTAGCGGAACTGGATCCAACGAGTGGCCGAAGGGTTGTGGATACCAACAAACCTATTGGAAACATTCAGATCTCGGCTGGACTGAGTATGCCAGCAAAGCAAACGACAAGAATGCAACTTGCTGGTAATCTTGATGCTCGAGTTGGACCGGAAAAGTTTGTGATCGCCATCAACGGTTATGGTGGGCGTACGATTAACACTAAGGTGTCTTTTGAAAGGGATTTCGGAGGACTTGAAGATACGTTTGGCGACTACCAAATTTACGTTGCCAAGGTTGATGCCAACCTTGATGATAAGATCGATGGGCGAGTCTACATTAAGTTCGACAAATTTGGAAATGTTGTTAACGCTGGTGCGATAAAACAAGCATTGCTGGCGACTGCCAGTGGGAACACACTGAACTTGTCAAACCCTATCCAGCTGCAGGATGGAAATTATACTTTTATCATCAGGGAAGCCACTACAAACAGAATAATTGACGTCGTGTCAAGAAATGTTTCGAACGGGAGTGTTACCGAACCGTTGGTTTCTGAAAAAGTTACCTCGGGTGGAACTTATATAGTTGAAGTGGCAGCTTCCACTCAAGAAGTTATAACTCCGGAAGTTGTTCTGCACACGAATGTAGTAACGGCTTCTACGGATGGTCAAATCACAAGTTCTAATACCGTTAAGTACGTAGTGCGAGAGCTTGATGGAACACCAACTACTGTTCCAGAGCAAACCATAACGACCGCAGGGGTGCAAAGCGTGACAGACGCTTCTTTGGTGATAGGGAAACAATACCGAGTTGAGATCTTGGTGAATGATAAAGTAATAGGTTCGGAAGTTGTAACTGCTGTTGATGACGGTACGGGTCAAGGGAAAGTTTCATTCGAGTATACGAGAGGGAAGTACGGCCTCTTAAATGTTGTTAGAGATAGCGTAACGGGGAACGTTGTCGGAATATACAATATTTTAGTTCTCAATGGTTCGGGTACTATTTTCGATGCCAATTTCAAGAATGGCCAGTCGTACACTGTCGAGCTTTACCAGCCTTCGAAGGTGGACCTACTGACCGTACCGGGCGCTGGGGAGCCAAGGTTCTATGAAGCAGACAACCCGACGAATTTTGCTGTAGCTTCTTTCAAATCGCCGTTCTACACAACATCAACGCAAGTGTACGATTCTCTGGGTAATGCCTATACACTCTATGTCGATTTTGTTAAGCTCTCTTCCGTTTACGGAGACAAGGAAAATGTTTGGGCGTTCAGAATAAGGAGTGCAAGCGGAGAAAACATTAAGTACCTTTCAAACTACGATACAGCATCAGAAATCGTTGGTGGAAGTTTTGGTGTTCTAAGGTTTGATAAAGCTGGCAGGCTGAAAGCTGTCAATTCATTTAATCCGTCGACAGGGCAAATTAACGAAGGAGAAGCAATAGATGGTATCATGTTTAACGCTGCAGAAAATGGCGACGGTGTTGTAAAAATCAAGCTTGACCTTAACAATTTAACTCAGTTTGCCGCCTTAGCTGACGCATTTGTCAAGTATCAGGATGGAAATGCTCAGGGTGTTTTAGAATCCTTCTCAATTTCGAACAATGGTGACATCATCGGTTCGTTTACGAACGGTTTAGTTGACGTGCTTGGCAAGGTAGCGCTTGCAACGTTCAACAACCCGGCCGGATTACTCGAGCTCGGTAATTCCCTGTACGGTGAGAGTTCCAACAGCGGCCAGGCAAGGATAGGTAAACCAGGTGAAGGTGGGTTTGGTCAACTTATCGCTGGCGCTCTCGAGATGTCAAATGTGGATCTTTCGGAAGAGTTTACCAAACTGATCATAGCACAAAGGGGATTCCAGGCTAATGCGAGAACTATAACCACAGCGGACCAGATACTCCAGGAGGTAGTGAACCTCAGACGATAA
- a CDS encoding flagellar hook assembly protein FlgD → MLMNVNKISNLFSSATERTTKKDMDKEAFLKLLITQLKNQDPLEPMKDRDFIAQMSQLSSLEQIMNMSKSVQTFVDTAAQLYRTQAVSMIGKTVVVKTNTITVQNGIPETKVFKVDRPSNIVVRIYDQNGKLVKEQKIGQVDAGMQLLAWDGKDENGVKVSDGKYVFKIIRLKEDGTSEEIPSVESGVVNGVQFEGTKINLVVNSKIYEISEISEIYA, encoded by the coding sequence ATGCTGATGAACGTGAACAAGATATCTAACCTATTTAGCAGCGCTACCGAGCGTACAACAAAGAAAGACATGGATAAGGAGGCTTTCTTGAAGTTACTAATAACACAGCTCAAGAACCAGGACCCACTTGAACCTATGAAGGATAGGGATTTTATTGCCCAGATGTCCCAGCTTTCTTCTTTAGAACAGATAATGAACATGAGCAAGTCCGTCCAAACGTTCGTCGATACGGCCGCGCAATTGTACAGGACCCAGGCCGTCTCGATGATTGGAAAGACAGTCGTGGTTAAAACGAACACCATAACAGTCCAGAACGGTATTCCAGAGACCAAGGTTTTTAAAGTTGATCGGCCTTCAAACATTGTTGTTAGGATTTACGACCAAAACGGAAAGTTAGTTAAAGAGCAAAAGATCGGTCAGGTCGATGCAGGAATGCAGTTGCTTGCTTGGGATGGGAAAGACGAAAATGGTGTAAAGGTTAGCGATGGAAAGTACGTGTTTAAAATAATTAGACTCAAGGAAGATGGCACATCTGAAGAGATCCCAAGCGTTGAAAGCGGGGTTGTCAACGGAGTACAGTTTGAAGGAACGAAGATCAACTTGGTTGTAAACAGCAAGATTTATGAAATTTCTGAAATATCAGAAATCTACGCGTAG
- a CDS encoding flagellar hook-length control protein FliK — protein sequence MFNLLEIVSQQLGKQSVGPSQHVETDGLGFNEIFEIVLAKLSSELGSKSEGEPNSGARNQNEVSYDDGGKLIETKTPKREVLSNARVDERRGEDAKEGKQADESALMIPAEEFKDIEKPKEVVLLSELIFKMMDLETREQIHKPKSESGTGKGNPEKMQRDEGNCEEAKEYEEIPGEKLDIQSSRSLSLGKLENSYSSLHKHTVEETLYHSLNSGQDLTEPRVEVKPEGTFTPKTSNPSLHQQVIDNQAENASGERNNVWLGELVVNDSSNHRGTVQPERLNLVTHVQDENTPVSPRVRVNQSMTASESLAVRGNNPPKASNETSQVEVTKRTEHPQSQSRSVSQNVQMIQPKEVLKPMDMREDNPPKAGNETLRAELVRQTTLLQFQSTSISHKMEMVQRVKVSKTTDTGKNTLSTFLNGETGSFNKVLQYMRETGERNVEPSMRAHADLPSEVGFVGTGVSARFQINDTVVSRNSKSVRLNSEVNEGPLFEARLVEDGTTKSSTEFQKFERSVISVRLESVSKNVGPHSLNKEVELVRAVLDEGFRVEHSETLETSDKLEKCNPYVSITEMREFVRNVQAILQVSLPIADFVNGVQTAESKESKVVPGVWLESSENLKNVDEVRNRDIGERIQNLTGSEIFLGSGRYFAELKSTLEATRNSGFLSQPTTDGSAENLKERPNLESDANFRNTEPLSSKNIVEIKEFKHTQVTRGVNPEFERSMNLKELMQIERETPKKLLSNDEQPEKQSQNRGQDLTKPNERFSSNAGVAFLNSADGMNPGSSNKLEFSELLQHSRNLEEIYQRIRDFTLSPRVEDKIEMKLQPDFLGNLEVQLRKEGSALYVTFVTESKNGKEMLEKGIYILRERLSGLDFDVRGLEIKVREEEQYNYQEGRRDHQGGQQERQFAGSSRKRWVIEDADEREQDI from the coding sequence GTGTTCAACCTTTTGGAGATCGTTAGTCAGCAACTTGGAAAACAATCCGTTGGACCAAGTCAACACGTTGAAACGGATGGGCTGGGTTTCAACGAGATTTTCGAAATAGTCCTTGCGAAGTTATCGAGTGAACTGGGTTCAAAGAGTGAAGGCGAACCAAACTCTGGTGCAAGAAATCAGAACGAAGTAAGCTATGATGATGGGGGCAAGTTAATCGAAACGAAAACCCCGAAGCGCGAAGTTTTGTCCAATGCAAGGGTTGATGAACGACGTGGAGAAGATGCAAAAGAAGGCAAGCAAGCGGACGAAAGTGCTTTGATGATTCCAGCCGAAGAATTTAAGGACATTGAGAAACCAAAGGAGGTTGTTCTACTCTCCGAACTTATTTTTAAAATGATGGACTTGGAGACACGCGAGCAAATTCATAAGCCCAAAAGTGAATCCGGTACTGGAAAAGGAAATCCTGAAAAGATGCAGAGGGATGAAGGAAATTGTGAAGAAGCGAAAGAATACGAAGAAATTCCAGGAGAGAAACTCGATATTCAAAGTTCAAGATCATTAAGCCTGGGAAAGTTGGAAAACTCTTATTCCAGTCTCCACAAACACACCGTAGAGGAGACTCTCTATCACTCGCTTAATTCTGGACAAGATTTAACCGAGCCACGTGTCGAAGTTAAACCCGAAGGGACATTTACTCCCAAAACATCAAACCCGAGCCTTCATCAGCAAGTTATAGACAATCAAGCGGAGAATGCAAGTGGCGAAAGGAACAATGTATGGCTTGGTGAACTTGTTGTCAACGATTCTTCAAACCACCGCGGAACGGTGCAACCGGAAAGGTTAAATCTGGTAACACATGTGCAAGACGAGAACACACCGGTATCACCGAGAGTAAGAGTAAATCAATCGATGACTGCTTCAGAGTCATTGGCTGTGAGAGGGAATAATCCTCCGAAAGCCAGTAACGAAACATCGCAAGTAGAGGTAACAAAGCGAACGGAGCACCCGCAATCCCAGAGCAGATCTGTATCGCAAAACGTGCAAATGATTCAACCAAAAGAAGTTTTAAAGCCGATGGATATGCGAGAGGACAATCCGCCAAAGGCTGGCAACGAAACGTTGCGAGCAGAGCTGGTAAGGCAAACGACACTCTTGCAATTCCAGAGCACATCAATATCACATAAGATGGAAATGGTTCAACGAGTTAAGGTTTCGAAGACAACGGATACAGGTAAAAATACTCTTTCAACATTCCTCAATGGTGAAACTGGCTCGTTCAATAAAGTTTTACAATATATGCGAGAAACTGGTGAACGCAATGTTGAGCCTTCAATGCGAGCGCACGCTGATTTGCCAAGCGAGGTAGGGTTTGTGGGAACGGGTGTTTCCGCACGTTTCCAAATTAACGATACGGTAGTCAGCAGGAACTCCAAATCAGTACGATTAAATTCGGAAGTGAACGAAGGTCCTCTGTTCGAAGCTCGACTGGTCGAGGATGGAACGACGAAAAGTTCCACAGAGTTTCAAAAATTCGAACGCTCAGTAATTTCTGTTAGATTAGAGTCGGTATCAAAAAACGTCGGGCCGCATTCTTTGAATAAAGAAGTCGAGTTGGTAAGAGCTGTTCTTGATGAAGGATTTCGGGTGGAACATTCTGAAACTTTAGAGACTTCCGACAAACTTGAAAAGTGTAATCCTTACGTGTCTATAACCGAGATGCGCGAATTCGTGAGAAATGTTCAAGCGATATTACAAGTGTCTTTGCCCATTGCGGATTTTGTCAACGGTGTTCAAACCGCAGAATCAAAAGAATCAAAGGTTGTTCCCGGTGTCTGGTTAGAATCGTCGGAAAACTTGAAAAATGTTGATGAAGTCCGCAATCGAGACATTGGTGAGAGGATTCAAAATCTTACAGGTTCCGAAATTTTTCTCGGCTCAGGAAGGTATTTTGCTGAGTTGAAGAGTACGCTGGAAGCAACGAGAAACTCGGGATTCCTGTCTCAACCTACAACAGATGGTTCCGCTGAGAATTTAAAAGAACGACCAAATTTGGAAAGTGATGCCAATTTTAGGAACACCGAACCTCTGAGCTCGAAAAATATTGTAGAGATAAAAGAGTTCAAGCATACTCAGGTTACACGTGGTGTGAATCCTGAGTTTGAACGTTCGATGAATTTAAAAGAACTGATGCAAATCGAGAGAGAGACTCCAAAGAAATTACTGTCTAACGACGAGCAACCTGAGAAGCAATCACAGAATCGCGGCCAGGATCTAACAAAACCGAATGAACGGTTCTCGTCGAACGCCGGCGTCGCATTTCTGAACAGTGCGGATGGTATGAATCCGGGAAGTTCAAATAAATTGGAATTTTCGGAATTATTGCAGCATTCGAGAAATTTGGAGGAAATTTATCAGCGGATAAGAGATTTCACACTGTCCCCACGTGTTGAAGACAAAATTGAAATGAAGCTACAGCCCGATTTTCTTGGAAATCTCGAAGTGCAACTGCGGAAGGAAGGTTCGGCATTGTACGTGACGTTCGTTACCGAATCAAAAAACGGAAAGGAAATGTTGGAGAAGGGAATCTACATACTACGCGAAAGATTGTCAGGGCTTGATTTTGATGTGAGGGGCCTTGAGATTAAGGTGCGCGAGGAAGAGCAGTACAATTATCAGGAAGGTAGAAGAGATCATCAGGGAGGGCAACAAGAGAGACAATTTGCAGGTTCAAGTAGGAAAAGGTGGGTGATAGAGGATGCTGATGAACGTGAACAAGATATCTAA
- the fliY gene encoding flagellar motor switch phosphatase FliY yields the protein MMSNDFLSQEELDALLRQIDTLTDMEKDMIGEVGNIILGAGATALSNILGRKVDISTPTVEVKPLSELRNELSGEKVCVVIHFEGAVSGINALVLEKLVAAEIADIMMGGMGAVQSEELDELKLSALGEAMNQMMGSAATSLSDMIKRPVNITPPQVEVLDFSKPDVQFPPVGALDEKVAKVNFTMEIEGLEPAKFFLAMPIPFVKKLYDMIFTPVKEEKPAPAPSAPTKPTQAATVTQIPKKEEKSAVAARPVQFEDFGKTQTTPSTQELVLDERLQLLFDIPLNVTVELGRTKLTLKEVMELGVGSLIELDKLTGEPVDIYVNNKLIARGEVVVIDENFGVRITEIVSPKERFYSLK from the coding sequence ATGATGAGCAATGATTTCCTTTCTCAGGAGGAACTTGATGCGCTCCTTCGTCAGATTGACACGTTAACGGACATGGAAAAGGACATGATCGGTGAGGTAGGTAACATAATCTTAGGTGCCGGTGCTACTGCGCTATCAAATATTCTCGGGAGAAAGGTCGACATTTCCACTCCCACAGTTGAGGTCAAACCACTAAGCGAGTTGAGAAACGAGCTAAGTGGTGAAAAGGTGTGCGTTGTCATCCATTTTGAGGGAGCTGTGTCAGGTATCAACGCACTGGTACTGGAAAAGCTCGTAGCTGCGGAAATTGCGGATATAATGATGGGGGGAATGGGGGCAGTCCAGTCCGAGGAGTTGGACGAGCTCAAATTGAGCGCACTTGGTGAAGCGATGAACCAGATGATGGGGTCAGCAGCGACTTCGCTCTCGGATATGATCAAGCGGCCGGTAAACATCACCCCACCACAGGTTGAGGTACTTGATTTTTCCAAACCGGATGTTCAGTTCCCGCCCGTTGGTGCACTTGATGAAAAAGTTGCGAAAGTGAATTTTACAATGGAAATAGAGGGCTTGGAACCGGCAAAATTTTTCTTGGCTATGCCGATACCTTTTGTGAAGAAACTTTACGACATGATATTTACACCGGTGAAGGAGGAAAAACCAGCTCCCGCCCCAAGTGCGCCTACCAAACCCACGCAGGCTGCTACGGTTACCCAGATTCCAAAAAAGGAGGAAAAAAGCGCCGTCGCAGCCAGGCCTGTACAGTTTGAGGACTTCGGAAAGACGCAAACAACGCCAAGCACTCAAGAGCTGGTACTCGACGAAAGGTTACAACTTCTCTTCGATATACCACTGAACGTGACGGTTGAACTTGGACGCACAAAACTCACACTGAAGGAGGTCATGGAACTGGGGGTTGGATCGCTCATAGAGCTTGATAAACTTACTGGTGAACCTGTGGACATTTACGTCAATAACAAACTGATAGCACGTGGTGAGGTTGTCGTTATCGATGAGAATTTCGGTGTCAGGATAACGGAAATAGTGAGTCCTAAAGAAAGGTTTTATTCTTTGAAATAA
- the fliM gene encoding flagellar motor switch protein FliM, translating to MSDVLSQEEIDRLLAALSQGEVSIEEVKKEGEEKKIRTYDFLRPQKFSKEQIRTIQMIHENFARGVSTYFSGKLRSFTSVNVVGIDQLTYDEYMKSIGNPSFITIFTARELVGSAILNMALEIFYGILDVLLGGPGEVLDVKRVPTEIEMGIIRKEIVNILTALSQAWSSIHPFIPVVESVETNPQFVQIVPSSEMVLAITFFVTFGKVEGYLSLCWPSSVIEPLGEKLTTQSWFKVKQKEITEEIVESLRENLSKTKVDVVAKLGTTVLTLGEILLLEVGDVIRLKEHYDEPITVEVNGRAKFLAKPGQYKGNYAVKIVEVVKEGESYDEQ from the coding sequence TTGTCCGACGTTCTCAGTCAGGAGGAAATAGATAGGTTATTAGCCGCGTTATCGCAGGGAGAAGTTAGCATAGAAGAGGTTAAGAAAGAAGGCGAAGAAAAGAAGATACGGACCTACGACTTCCTGCGGCCACAGAAGTTCTCGAAAGAGCAAATCAGAACTATTCAAATGATACACGAAAACTTCGCCAGGGGTGTGTCTACCTACTTCTCCGGTAAGCTGAGATCTTTCACTTCGGTAAATGTGGTCGGTATCGACCAGTTGACCTATGACGAGTACATGAAGTCGATCGGAAATCCATCCTTTATAACGATTTTCACCGCCCGAGAACTTGTCGGAAGTGCAATTTTGAACATGGCACTGGAGATATTCTACGGTATTCTCGACGTGCTACTTGGTGGACCTGGAGAAGTGCTGGATGTGAAGAGAGTCCCAACGGAAATCGAGATGGGAATCATTAGAAAAGAAATTGTTAACATTTTAACAGCACTTTCTCAGGCATGGAGCTCGATACATCCCTTCATACCCGTTGTGGAGTCGGTTGAGACGAATCCACAGTTTGTTCAAATCGTCCCAAGTAGTGAAATGGTTTTGGCAATAACGTTTTTCGTAACGTTTGGAAAGGTCGAGGGGTATCTGAGTCTTTGCTGGCCCTCCTCGGTTATCGAACCGCTCGGTGAGAAACTGACTACCCAAAGCTGGTTTAAGGTGAAGCAGAAGGAGATTACCGAGGAGATCGTTGAGAGTTTAAGAGAAAATCTCTCAAAAACCAAAGTGGATGTTGTGGCGAAGTTGGGGACGACGGTTCTAACCTTAGGTGAGATCCTCCTTCTTGAGGTTGGTGATGTGATTAGATTAAAAGAGCACTACGACGAGCCGATAACCGTTGAGGTAAACGGTCGGGCAAAATTCCTGGCCAAACCGGGGCAGTATAAAGGAAACTATGCGGTGAAAATCGTTGAAGTTGTCAAGGAAGGTGAATCCTATGATGAGCAATGA
- a CDS encoding flagellar motor protein MotB — protein MAKKERCICKSVPEWLNTYGDMVTLLLTFFVLLFSMSTITPGKFQQVVVGITLALRGNPPSVLTGGQTMSEEALISQKPGIYQELLRISEEYKGKITIEEKDEGTLITLSNFKIFEPGSARLTAEAKEIIEKLGAIIIEHTSNILEVRGYADDRPLTPDSIYPSNWHLSSARASTVVNFLLTEFKQRRAIIRLSEIRSGLFDIDYFYAPDRFVPIGKGDVDVNKELKALRANYEYDMTKLRSDYESGKISLEEYTRRQNELTSKYNQDVEQTRNKWRKIEILIKRETRG, from the coding sequence ATGGCGAAAAAGGAAAGGTGTATATGTAAGTCCGTTCCTGAGTGGTTGAACACCTACGGGGATATGGTGACCTTACTCCTAACGTTCTTCGTCTTGCTCTTTTCAATGTCCACGATTACACCAGGAAAGTTCCAGCAAGTCGTGGTTGGTATTACTTTGGCACTCCGCGGTAATCCACCGAGTGTCTTAACCGGTGGCCAGACAATGAGCGAGGAAGCACTCATCTCACAGAAACCGGGGATTTACCAGGAGCTCCTGAGGATTTCTGAAGAATACAAGGGAAAAATCACGATCGAGGAAAAGGACGAGGGAACTTTAATAACGTTAAGCAATTTCAAAATCTTCGAACCTGGTAGCGCCAGACTTACCGCCGAAGCCAAAGAAATAATTGAAAAACTCGGTGCGATAATTATCGAACACACGTCGAATATCCTCGAGGTGCGCGGTTACGCGGACGACAGACCTTTAACTCCAGATTCCATCTATCCGTCAAATTGGCACCTTAGTAGTGCTAGGGCCTCCACGGTGGTCAATTTCTTGCTCACGGAGTTTAAGCAAAGAAGAGCGATAATACGACTCTCCGAAATAAGGTCCGGTTTGTTCGACATCGATTACTTTTACGCACCGGACAGATTCGTTCCAATTGGAAAAGGTGACGTGGACGTTAACAAAGAACTCAAAGCTTTGCGGGCGAATTACGAGTACGACATGACTAAGTTGAGAAGCGACTATGAGAGTGGTAAAATATCGTTGGAGGAGTATACCAGAAGGCAAAACGAACTAACAAGTAAATACAACCAAGATGTTGAACAGACGAGAAACAAGTGGCGAAAGATCGAAATATTGATCAAACGTGAGACAAGGGGCTGA
- a CDS encoding flagellar basal body-associated FliL family protein: protein MPEEMEVQQEQKKKGLPEIVKIVLIPLVVSVVATMVVLFALGTNRQPQNQQQEQAVTAPVQIKAVVIAAGKYQTFMLKGGRDVAVVDSLTLLVGSEPCRAAVAEKNDEIMDALATLFLSKEKFDLVTPAGLDLLKKQIREAVNEITGFTGEREKFGVLNVYIYIKAISSVQ, encoded by the coding sequence GTGCCGGAAGAAATGGAAGTCCAGCAGGAGCAGAAAAAGAAAGGTTTACCTGAAATCGTTAAGATCGTTCTGATTCCTCTTGTGGTATCGGTTGTAGCAACTATGGTTGTGCTCTTTGCACTCGGCACGAATCGACAACCTCAAAATCAACAACAAGAGCAGGCAGTTACTGCTCCTGTTCAAATCAAAGCTGTCGTAATTGCAGCAGGAAAGTATCAAACCTTCATGCTGAAGGGCGGAAGAGACGTTGCCGTGGTTGATTCATTAACCTTGTTAGTAGGTAGTGAACCTTGCCGCGCCGCGGTTGCCGAAAAGAATGATGAAATCATGGATGCGCTCGCTACTCTATTCCTTAGTAAAGAGAAATTCGACCTCGTAACTCCGGCGGGATTGGATCTTCTTAAGAAGCAGATCCGTGAGGCCGTCAACGAAATCACCGGTTTCACGGGCGAACGCGAGAAATTTGGGGTGTTAAACGTATATATCTACATTAAAGCCATCAGTTCTGTCCAGTAG